One part of the Sus scrofa isolate TJ Tabasco breed Duroc chromosome 8, Sscrofa11.1, whole genome shotgun sequence genome encodes these proteins:
- the TLR10 gene encoding toll-like receptor 10 (The RefSeq protein has 8 substitutions, 1 frameshift compared to this genomic sequence) has product MKLIRSIYIFCGIVMSVHGRTSELPEERELTTNCSNMSLRKVPTDLTPTTTTLDLSYNLLFQLQHSDFHSFSKLKILILCHNRIQELDIKTFEFNKELQYLDVSYNRLKTVTWYSLASLRQLDLSFNDFDSMPISEETGNMSHLEILGLSAAKIRKSDFQKIAHLHLNTVFLGLRTLSHYEEGSLPILNTTKLHIVLPINTNFWDLLRDGIKTSKILEMTNLDGKSQFASHETQQNLILENTKTSILLLNKVDLPWDDLFLILQFVWHTSVEYFQIQHVIFGGKVYLDHNSFDYSNTVMRTINLEHVHFRVFNIPQERVYLLFTKMAIDNLTILDAQMPHMLFPTYPTRFQYLNFASNIFTDDVFRKPVQLPHLKTLILKDNKLETLSLVSCFVRNTSLEHLDLSQNLLQYENDEKCLWPETLITMNLSFNKLADSVFRCLPRNIQMLDLNNNNIHTVPKEIIHLTSLQELNLAFNFLTDLPGCSHFRRLSVLNIEMNLILSPSVDFFQSCQEVKTLNAGGNPFRCTCELRDFIQLEKYSEGMMVGWSDSYICEYPLDLKGTQLKDVHLSELSCNIALLIVIIVIIMLVLGMAVALCCLRFDLPWYLRMLGQWARTWYRVRKTTQGQLKRNIQFHVFISFCEHDSAWVKHELIPNLEKEDGSVLICFHEGNSDPGKSITEDIINCMEKSSKSIFVLSPNFVQSEWCHYELYFGHHHLFHKGSDDIILILLEPIPLYCIPTRYPALKALMEKKAYLEWPKDRRKCCLFWANLRAAIHVNLLETREVCELQTFTELNEGSRGSAISLIKTDCL; this is encoded by the exons ATGAAACTTATCAGAAGCATTTACATATTTTGTGGTATTGTCATGTCAGTGCATGGAAGGACTTCAGAGCTGCCAGAAGAAAGGGAATTGACTACCAACTGCTCCAACATGTCTTTAAGAAAGGTTCCCACAGACTTGACCCCAACCACAACCACACTGGATTTATCCTACAACCTCCTTTTTCAACTCCAGCATTcagattttcattctttctcaaaactaaaaattttgaTTCTGTGCCATAACAGAATCCAAGAGCTGGACAT GACCTTTGAATTCAACAAGGAGTTACAATATTTAGATGTGTCTTACAATAGACTGAAGACTGTAACTTGGTATTCACTGGCAAGTCTCAGACAGTTGGATCTGTCCTTCAATGACTTTGACAGCATGCCTATCTCCGAGGAGACGGGCAACATGTCACACCTGGAAATCCTGGGTTTGAGTGCGGCCAAAATACGAAAATCAGATTTCCAGAAAATTGCTCATTTGCATCTAAATACTGTCTTTTTAGGATTGAGAACTCTTTCTCATTATGAAGAAGGTAGCCTGCCCATCTTAAACACAACAAAACTTCACATTGTTTTACCAATAAACACAAATTTCTGGGTTCTTTTGCGTGATGGAATCAAGACTTCAAAAATATTGGAAATGACGAATCTAGATGGCAAAAGCCAATTTGCAAGTCAAGAAACTCAACAAAACCTTATTTTAGAGAATGCCAAGACATCCATTCTGTTACTTAATAAAGTTGATTTACCCTGGGATGACCTTTTCCTTATCTTACAATTTGTTTGGCACACATCAGTAGAATACTTCCAGATCCAACATGTGATTTTTGGAGGTAAGGTTTATCTTGACCACAATTCATTTGACTACTCAAATACTGTAATGAGAACTATAAACTTGGAGCATGTACATTTCAGGGTTTTTAATATCCCACAGGAGAGAGTCTACTTGCTTTTTACCAAAATGGCTATAGACAATCTGACAATATTAGATGCACAAATGCCTCACATGTTGTTCCCTACTTATCCTACAAGATTCCAATACTTAAATTTTGCTAGTAATATCTTTACAGATGACGTGTTTAGAAAACCTGTCCAACTGCCTCATTTGAAAACTCTCATTTTGAAGGACAACAAATTGGAGACACTTTCCTTAGTGAGTTGCTTTGTCAGAAACACATCCTTGGAACACTTAGATCTGAGCCAAAATCTGTTACAAtatgaaaatgatgaaaagtgCTTGTGGCCAGAAACTTTGATCACCATGAACTTGTCATTCAATAAACTTGCTGATTCCGTTTTCAGGTGCTTGCCCAGAAATATTCAAATGCTTGACCTGAATAATAACAACATTCACACTGTCCCTAAAGAAATTATTCATCTGACATCCTTACAAGAGTTAAATCTTGCATTTAACTTTCTAACTGATCTTCCTGGGTGCAGTCATTTCAGAAGACTCTCAGTTCTGAACATTGAGATGAACTTAATCCTCAGCCCGTCGGTGGATTTTTTTCAGAGTTGCCAGGAAGTTAAGACTTTAAACGCGGGAGGAAATCCATTCCGGTGTACTTGTGAATTAAGAGATTTCATCCAGCTTGAAAAATATTCAGAGGGCATGATGGTTGGGTGGTCAGATTCATACATCTGCGAATACCCTTTGGATCTAAAGGGGACTCAGCTAAAGGATGTTCATCTTTCTGAATTATCTTGCAACATAGCTTTGTTGATTGTCATCATAGTGATTATCATGCTAGTTCTGGGGATGGCTGTGGCCCTCTGCTGCCTCCGCTTTGATCTGCCCTGGTATCTCAGGATGCTGGGTCAGTGGACACGGACATGGTACAGGGTTAGGAAAACAACCCAAGGACAACTCAAGAGAAATATTCAATTCCACGTGTTTATTTCATACTGTGAACATGATTCGGCCTGGGTAAAGCATGAATTGATTCCCAATCTAGAGAAAGAAGATGGTTCTGTCCTGATTTGCTTTCATGAGGGAAACTCTGATCCTGGCAAGAGCATTACTGAAGATATCATAAACTGCATGGAGAAAAGCTCTAAGTCCATCTTTGTTTTGTCTCCCAATTTCGTCCAGAGCGAGTGGTGCCACTATGAACTCTACTTTGGCCACCACAACCTCTTCCAAGAAGGGTCTGATGACATAATTCTTATCTTACTGGAACCCATTCCACTCTACTGCATTCCTACCAGGTATCCTGCACTGAAAGCTCTCATGGAAAAGAAAGCATACTTGGAATGGCCCAAGGATAGGCGTAAATGTTGCCTTTTTTGGGCAAACCTTAGAGCTGCTATTCATGTTAATCTATTAGAAACCAGAGAGGTGTGTGAACTACAGACATTCACAGAGCTGAATGAAGGGTCTCGAGGTTCTGCAATATCTCTGATAAAAACAGACTGCCTATAA